One window from the genome of Clupea harengus chromosome 19, Ch_v2.0.2, whole genome shotgun sequence encodes:
- the rps5 gene encoding 40S ribosomal protein S5, which yields MTDWETAPAVAESPEIKLFGKWSTDDVQINDISLQDYIAVKEKYAKYLPHSGGRYAAKRFRKAQCPIVERLTNSMMMHGRNNGKKLMTVRIVKHAFEIIHLLTGENPLQVLVNAIINSGPREDSTRIGRAGTVRRQAVDVSPLRRVNQAIWLLCTGAREAAFRNIKTIAECLADELINAAKGSSNSYAIKKKDELERVAKSNR from the exons ATGACAGACTGGGAGACTGCCCCCGCTGTTGCCGAAAGCCCAGAGATCAAACTCTTTGGGAAATGGAGCACAGATGATGTCCAAATTAATGACATCTCTCTGCAG GATTATATTGCCGTGAAGGAGAAGTACGCCAAGTATCTCCCCCACTCTGGCGGCCGCTATGCTGCTAAACGTTTTCGCAAGGCTCAGTGCCCCATTGTGGAGCGTCTTACCAACTCCATGATGATGCACGGCCGCAACAACGGCAAGAAGCTGATGACTGTCCGAATTGTCAAGCACGCCTTCGAGATCATCCACCTCCTGACTGGCGAG AATCCTCTTCAGGTTCTGGTGAACGCCATCATCAACAGTGGACCTCGTGAGGACTCCACTCGTATCGGTCGTGCCGGTACAGTCAGGAGACAGGCTGTGGACGTGTCCCCTCTGCGCAGGGTCAACCAG GCTATCTGGCTGCTGTGCACTGGTGCCAGAGAGGCTGCCTTCAGAAACATCAAGACCATTGCTGAGTGCTTGGCTGATGAGCTTATCAACGCAGCAAAG GGTTCCTCCAACTCCTACGCCATCAAGAAGAAGGATGAGCTTGAGAGAGTGGCCAAGTCTAACCGTTAA